From Polynucleobacter difficilis, a single genomic window includes:
- a CDS encoding DUF4407 domain-containing protein — protein MSTIRQYLVFLTGHRIAANAPVEEVGSLSKIGAAIAFASFLAALQFGIAGWFLAADLSIALQILMALTFAMIGAAIVLVLDRNFIFLADTRYETDKKLTYVYLGIRIFLITVIGSLSSQFTMPLFLKSELAIHAQDMKDGRYTEAKARYQEKYELTDKAATLTNIEQRSSQLRKELQDLTPGLIRQRNASNQCAQDYRRKTSTTFAPDLDENEIIHLYAKDKRICEQLEETYRQNYRSFAGPREAELTAMGEAMPQALAAVEGAKKDIAANLAKTSQIDEAYINVASADVLSSLITHSPGVFFKYALITLLQLCLELMPILLKLQAGQSALGHRAALAAHQNKTRVLAEINRSVSRRMDSEAELQLAQHERALVMKDQQAELQERELSITKERIVHDIANQKLRQELDELKRQNSMYGRLQNQVNYSYTHVADQFMNKVVTPTVAAAGGAFNGVFTKPSNANGVNTEANSARVFNFDPNAQGQFKAAS, from the coding sequence ATGAGTACCATTCGGCAATATCTGGTTTTCCTCACCGGGCACCGCATCGCGGCCAACGCCCCAGTAGAAGAGGTAGGCAGTCTAAGCAAGATTGGCGCTGCCATTGCTTTTGCTAGTTTTCTAGCGGCCTTGCAGTTTGGTATCGCCGGCTGGTTCTTGGCTGCTGATCTCTCCATTGCTTTGCAAATCCTGATGGCACTGACCTTTGCAATGATTGGCGCGGCAATTGTTTTAGTGCTCGATCGCAATTTCATCTTCTTAGCCGATACACGCTACGAGACCGATAAGAAGCTCACTTACGTGTATCTCGGTATTCGTATTTTCTTAATTACGGTGATTGGCTCGCTCAGCAGTCAATTCACCATGCCACTTTTTTTAAAGTCAGAGCTTGCCATTCATGCACAAGACATGAAAGACGGCCGCTATACCGAAGCTAAAGCGCGCTATCAAGAAAAGTATGAGCTAACGGACAAGGCCGCTACGCTCACCAATATAGAGCAGCGCTCAAGTCAGCTCAGAAAAGAATTACAGGACTTAACGCCTGGGCTTATTCGGCAGCGCAATGCCTCAAACCAATGCGCGCAGGATTACCGCAGAAAAACCAGCACTACCTTTGCGCCAGACCTAGATGAAAACGAAATCATTCATCTGTACGCGAAAGACAAGCGTATCTGCGAGCAATTAGAAGAGACCTATCGCCAAAACTACCGCAGCTTTGCAGGACCAAGAGAAGCTGAGCTAACCGCGATGGGGGAGGCAATGCCGCAAGCACTCGCTGCAGTGGAAGGTGCTAAAAAAGACATTGCTGCCAATTTAGCTAAAACTAGTCAAATCGATGAAGCCTACATTAATGTGGCATCAGCTGACGTACTCTCATCGCTCATTACCCATAGCCCAGGCGTCTTCTTTAAGTACGCCCTGATTACGCTCTTGCAGTTGTGCTTAGAGCTCATGCCAATCTTGCTGAAACTCCAAGCCGGTCAATCTGCTTTAGGTCACCGCGCTGCCTTAGCGGCTCACCAAAATAAAACCCGCGTGCTTGCTGAAATCAACCGCAGCGTCAGCCGCCGCATGGACTCCGAGGCAGAGTTGCAATTGGCGCAGCATGAGCGGGCTCTTGTCATGAAAGACCAGCAGGCCGAATTACAAGAGCGGGAATTGTCGATCACCAAGGAAAGGATAGTGCACGACATTGCCAATCAAAAGTTGCGCCAGGAACTCGATGAGCTTAAACGCCAAAACAGCATGTATGGCCGTTTGCAAAATCAAGTGAACTATTCCTATACGCACGTTGCCGATCAGTTTATGAATAAAGTGGTTACGCCGACGGTAGCCGCAGCAGGTGGTGCGTTTAATGGAGTTTTTACCAAGCCTTCCAATGCGAATGGAGTAAATACAGAGGCAAATTCAGCGCGGGTATTTAATTTTGATCCCAATGCGCAGGGCCAGTTCAAGGCTGCATCCTAA
- a CDS encoding FAD/NAD(P)-binding protein: MQIPKEIVIIGDGYAAAVMAMHLLRKGIAGDAMTIIGPRVAGKGNAYGCANPFFRLNIREDLPTIFSEDPLHFARWAKDHTNDPDAKTGAGSFYRRRDFGSYVVQLLHDTQGAPEIEHVLAKVKQLRPESGHWTIALDDGSQLSANRVIIATGNAPPVWPCAVSSSAQSSERLVENPWPGDYLERIRPDDHVILLGGGLTALDAISALVGQGHRGMVSVISPRAIFPPVQALWKRCNQPQMPKNLSPRGLVCFMRHYLPKMPADSPEWQSAWEELRPHLNEVWQQFSAHDRRTLLKRVGWVWSLYRFRASPQTIAAYAYLQTRNQVQFALGRAKHITHLEEKIRVQMSSGTELVGDRIINCTGVGSDPLTNELIASGLVASDALLQSIAVNTDFRVMNPEQEPYANLWMIGPATMGSLGDVVASSAIAKQAEQLAGQITE, translated from the coding sequence ATGCAAATCCCAAAAGAAATTGTAATCATAGGAGATGGTTACGCTGCGGCTGTAATGGCAATGCATTTGCTACGTAAAGGCATTGCGGGTGACGCAATGACGATAATTGGGCCGAGAGTAGCGGGCAAAGGAAATGCCTATGGCTGCGCCAACCCCTTCTTTCGCCTCAATATCCGTGAGGACTTGCCCACTATTTTTTCAGAAGATCCTTTGCACTTTGCGCGATGGGCTAAAGACCACACGAATGACCCAGATGCAAAGACCGGTGCCGGGTCTTTTTATCGACGCCGTGATTTTGGAAGCTACGTTGTTCAATTACTTCACGATACCCAGGGCGCTCCAGAAATAGAGCACGTCTTAGCAAAGGTAAAACAGTTAAGGCCGGAGAGTGGTCACTGGACTATTGCACTCGATGATGGCAGTCAATTGAGCGCAAATCGGGTGATTATTGCAACGGGTAATGCGCCGCCAGTATGGCCCTGCGCCGTCAGTAGCTCAGCTCAATCTTCAGAGCGCTTGGTCGAAAATCCCTGGCCTGGCGATTACCTCGAACGCATTCGTCCGGATGATCACGTTATTTTGCTTGGTGGCGGTTTGACTGCGCTGGATGCCATTAGTGCGCTGGTAGGCCAAGGTCATCGCGGCATGGTAAGCGTGATTAGTCCGCGCGCTATTTTTCCGCCTGTCCAGGCTCTATGGAAACGCTGTAATCAGCCGCAAATGCCAAAGAACTTAAGTCCAAGAGGCCTAGTTTGCTTCATGCGTCATTATTTGCCCAAGATGCCTGCCGATAGCCCAGAGTGGCAGAGTGCCTGGGAGGAGTTACGGCCGCATTTGAACGAGGTTTGGCAGCAGTTTTCGGCGCATGATCGGCGCACTTTACTAAAGAGGGTAGGTTGGGTTTGGTCCTTGTATCGTTTTAGGGCATCCCCTCAAACCATCGCTGCCTACGCATATTTACAGACACGCAATCAAGTCCAGTTTGCATTGGGACGCGCTAAGCACATTACGCATTTGGAAGAAAAAATTCGTGTGCAGATGTCGAGTGGTACAGAGCTGGTGGGCGATCGCATTATTAATTGCACTGGAGTTGGATCAGACCCTCTCACCAATGAGCTAATCGCAAGCGGCCTTGTAGCCTCCGATGCCTTACTGCAATCCATCGCAGTCAATACAGATTTTCGAGTGATGAACCCAGAGCAGGAGCCATACGCCAACTTATGGATGATTGGCCCAGCCACGATGGGAAGCCTCGGTGATGTCGTTGCCTCTAGTGCAATTGCGAAGCAGGCAGAGCAATTGGCAGGGCAGATTACAGAGTAG
- a CDS encoding D-2-hydroxyacid dehydrogenase family protein yields MPPLANIVILGDYERALRRFSNWEALDQRAKITIHHEPLQGEALYEAVKDADVIVIVRDRSPFNEALITRLSKLKLLMFTGERNGTLDAAALLSRNIPIACTPGGPSKETTAELTWALILGTAKRLVEQRTLLASGGWRDAHSVLPMLSGQRLGILGLGAIGSRVARVGRAFGMEVVTWSPNMTPERAAAENAKSVSLDELLSTSKVVSLHLVAGPGTKGIIGADQLALMRPDSILVNTSRSALIAMPDLASALKKGSPAQAAIDVFDVEPLPADDVLRNTPNLLVTPHLGFVAEPIFAAFAKGITETLDAWLDGRPLPKPYKP; encoded by the coding sequence ATGCCCCCGTTAGCCAATATCGTCATTCTGGGCGATTACGAACGCGCCTTACGCCGCTTCTCTAATTGGGAAGCCTTGGATCAACGCGCCAAGATCACCATTCACCATGAGCCCCTTCAGGGTGAGGCCCTCTATGAAGCCGTGAAGGATGCCGATGTGATTGTGATCGTGCGCGATCGCTCGCCATTTAATGAGGCGCTGATTACGCGCCTAAGTAAATTGAAGTTATTGATGTTTACGGGCGAGCGCAACGGCACACTCGATGCAGCTGCACTACTCTCGCGCAATATTCCAATTGCATGCACCCCCGGCGGCCCATCTAAAGAAACCACTGCGGAACTCACATGGGCATTAATACTGGGGACTGCAAAGCGCTTAGTGGAACAGCGCACCTTACTTGCTAGCGGCGGCTGGCGCGATGCCCATTCTGTTTTACCGATGCTCTCCGGGCAACGCCTTGGCATCCTCGGTTTAGGCGCCATTGGTAGCCGAGTTGCTCGGGTTGGTCGTGCTTTCGGTATGGAAGTGGTGACGTGGAGTCCGAATATGACGCCGGAGCGCGCTGCTGCTGAAAATGCAAAGTCGGTCAGTCTGGATGAGCTATTGAGTACTTCAAAAGTGGTGAGCCTGCATTTGGTTGCAGGGCCGGGCACCAAAGGCATCATCGGCGCCGATCAGTTGGCGCTGATGCGCCCTGATTCGATTTTGGTCAATACCTCGCGCTCGGCGTTAATTGCGATGCCCGACTTAGCCAGTGCACTCAAGAAAGGGTCGCCCGCACAAGCGGCAATTGATGTGTTTGATGTGGAGCCACTGCCAGCAGATGATGTACTGCGCAATACTCCCAACCTATTAGTGACACCGCATTTGGGTTTTGTGGCTGAACCGATTTTTGCTGCCTTTGCTAAAGGGATTACGGAAACGCTAGATGCATGGCTTGATGGGAGGCCACTGCCCAAGCCGTATAAGCCTTAA
- a CDS encoding HNH endonuclease — protein sequence MTGRIKKKQILVEQSKFIALQPEEVICPLCDRAIPKLQRDEHHLIPKSHGGRITAVLHRICHRQIHAVFTETELARQYNSIELLKQQEEIVGFIAWVRLKPDDFYERTRKSRRLKTA from the coding sequence GTGACTGGGCGCATTAAGAAGAAACAAATTCTGGTTGAGCAGAGTAAATTCATAGCGCTTCAGCCAGAAGAAGTGATTTGTCCGCTATGCGATAGAGCAATACCCAAGCTGCAACGCGACGAACACCACCTGATTCCAAAGTCCCATGGCGGTCGCATTACTGCCGTACTGCACCGCATTTGCCACCGACAGATTCATGCGGTTTTTACAGAAACCGAGCTAGCCCGCCAATACAACTCGATTGAACTGCTAAAACAGCAGGAAGAGATAGTGGGCTTTATCGCGTGGGTTCGCCTAAAGCCCGATGATTTTTATGAGCGCACGCGCAAAAGCCGTCGACTGAAAACGGCGTAA